The Agromyces sp. G08B096 DNA window CGCGGCGGCGCCGAGCGCGACGGCGTCGGCGAGGTCGTCGCCGTCGGCGAGCGCGGCGGCCATGCCCGCGGTGAAGGAGTCGCCGGCGCCGCGGGGATCGACCGCCTCCATGCGGGGCACGTGGACCCGAGACGCGCCCGCCTCGGTGACGAGCAGGGTCGGATGCCCCGCACGCGTCACGACGACGTGCCCGGCGCCCGCCTCGCGGAGTCGTTCGGCGCCCGCCGCCAGGGAGTCGGCGGATGCCTCGTCGGCGTGGCCGGAGGCCACGAGCTCCTCGTCGCTCACCTTCACCAGGTGCGCCCCGCCGGCCACCGCCGCGTCGAGGCGTCGGCCGGCGAGGTCGACGACCACGGGTTTGCCCGCGGCTCGCAGATCCGCGGACAGGCGACGGTACACGTCGTTGGGGAGGGTGTGCTCGTCCGCGGGGCCGGAGAGGACCACGAGGTCGGCCGCCATCGCCTCACGCAGCGTCACCGCGTACAGCTCGTCGAGGTCGTGTCGGGAGAGCGGGTCGCCGGCCTGCTCCAGGATGCTCGCACGCTCGCCGCTGCGTCGGTCGCGCACGTACCCCGCCCCTCGGCCGGCCCGTCGGACGGCCGAGAGCCGGACGCCGTCGTCATCGAGCAGGTGGCCGGCGATCGTGCCGAGCTCACCCGTGAGTGTGGCGCAGAGCGTGACATCGGCGCCGAGTTCGCGGAGCATCCGTGCCTGCCAGACGCCCTGCCCGCCCGCGTGCACGTGCAGGTCGGGGCCGGCGGCGTCGTCCTCGATCGTCACGGTGACGAGCGGCGCCGGGGCGAAGATCACGACGTGTCCCATGGTGGGCCTCCCTCCGAGACGTCCCGCTCGCGAGGGATCCTCGTCGCGCGGGGCATCCGTTCGCCTTCGACGGTACGTCGGGTCGTCGCGGGCCGCACGGGGTTCCGCCTGCGGGCGCACCGGCCTATCATGGCGCTCGCCGCGGATGGGCGGATTCGGATGCGCAGGCCCGCCGGTCGGTACCGGGTCGGCGCGGAGCCCGCGCGTAGGGTGGAGCCGATGGCCACGTCACTCGACACGCATTCGATCCCGCTCACGGCGCCGCAGCGCTGGCGCGCCTACTGGGTCTGCGTCGCGGTCGCGGCGCTCACCATCCTCGACCTGACGAAGGTGAACGTCGCCCTGCCCTCGATCGAGCAGGCCTTCGGGGTGGGCTCCACCGAGCTGCAGCTGATCGTCTCGGGCTACGTCCTCACCTTCGGCCTCACGCTCGTGCCCGCCGGCCGCATCGGCGACCAGCGCTCGCGGAAGGCGATGTTCCTCATCGGCCTCTCGGCGTTCCTCGTCACGAGCGTCGTCTGCGCGCTCGCGCCGAACGCCACGGTGCTGCTCGTCGGCCGGCTGCTCCAGGGCGTCGCCGCGGGCATCCAGATGCCGCAGGTGCTGGGCCTCGTGCAACAACTCTTCCAGGGGGCCGAGCGCGGTCGCGCCTTCGGCCTGTTCGGGGCGACGATCGGCATCTCCACGGCGTTCGGCCCGACGCTCGGCGGCCTGATGATCGCCCTCGGCGGCGCGACCGACGGGTGGCGCTGGATCTTCTGGATGAACGTCCCGCTCGTCCTGGTGGCGATCGTCCTCGCGATCCGGCTCCTGCCCGGCGCCCCCGACCGGCCGGCCCGCAAGCTCGAGCTGGACCCCGTCGGTCTCGGGCTCTTCGCGGTCACCGTGGTGGCCCTCATGTGGCCGTTCCTGTTCACCACCGGAGCGCCGACCGACGACCCCGCGAGGTGGTGGACGCTCATCGTGTTCGTGCTCGCCCTCACGGGGTTCATCGCGTGGGAGCGGCACTACGCAGCGAGCGGCCGGCACCCGCTCGTTCCGCTGTCGCTGTTCTCGATCAGCTCCTATCGCAACGGCACGGCGCTCGCCACGGCGTACTTCACGGCGATGCCACCGAGCTTCCTGCTGACGACGCTCTACCTGCAGCACGGTCTCGGCCTCGAACCGGTCTACGCCGGGATGGTCACCATCGGATTCGCGCTGACGAGCGCGGTGGCCTCGTGGTGGGGCGGCACGGTCGTCGACCGGATCGGCCGCCCGCTCGTCGTCTGGGGCATCATCATCCTGATGGCCGGCATCGGCGGCCTTGTGCTCGTCGCGCTCACCACGCCGCCCGCGGTCACGCCGTGGGCCATGGCGGGCACGATGGTCGTCGCGGGCTTCGGCGGCGGCCTCGTGATCTCGCCGAACCAGACCCTCACGCTGGCCGACATCCCCGTGCGCCAGGGCGGACTCGCCGGCTCGGTCGGTCAGCTCGGCCAGCGCGTCGGTGCGGCCGTCGGCACCGCGGTGGCCTTGTCGTTGTTCTACGCGACCATCTGGCGTGAGGGTGACGGCACGGGCGAGGGAGGGGATCTCACCGCCTTCCACCACGCCTACGGGTACGGGATGGCATCGGTGGCGCTGTTCCTCGCACTGGCGCTCGCGCTCGGCCTCGCCGATCTCGGCGCGAGGAAGCGGCAGCGCCGCACGCTGGGGGCTCGGGAGGCCTGAGCCGCCGCGGGACCGTCTCAGGCGACGGGGGCGTGCTCCGGCATCGGAGCATCCGAGAACGCGTGCCGCGGAACGAACGCCAGCAGCACGGCCGCGACCGCGGCCGTGAGGCCGCAGACCAGCCAGACCGTCACGTAGCCGGAGAACGAGCCCGCCGTGCCCTCCGCACCGGACGGGGTGCCGGCGGCGAGGTGACTGGCGAGCGCGATGCCGAACACGCACGACGCGATGGCGCCGCCGACGGTCTTCACCGAGTTCGTGAGCCCCGTCGCGACACCCGTCTGGTGCGCGGGCGCCGCGGCCGCCGCCGCGGCCGGGAGCGCCGCGACGAGCGCGCCCGAGCCGACGCCCGCGATCGCCATGTTGGTGACGGTCTGCGCGTAGGTGTCGTGCAGTGGCAGGAACAGCAGGTAGCCGACGGCGACGAGCCCGGCCGCGACCATGAGCGTGATCCGCGGCGTGAGCCGTCGCGCCGCCACCGGGTAGAGCAGCGCTCCCGCGATCATCGCGATGAGGTAGACGCCGATGAGCAGCGACGTGGCGAAGCCCTGCGTGCCGAGGCCGTAGCCGTACACCTCGGGGTCGGTCCGGGCGAACGTGGACAGCGGCGCCTGCGCCCCCAGCACGCTCACACCGAAGAGGCCGGCCGTGAGGAACACCGGCCAGAGCGACGGCGAGCGGAACATGCGCACGTCGATCAGCGGGTCGGGGTGACGCAGCTCCCAGCGGGCGAAGGGCACGACGAGGAGGATGCCGATCACCACGAGCGACCAGCCGAGCGGGTGCCCGACGCCGTTCAGTCGCAGGAAGCTCAGGCCGCCGGTGAGCGCCAGCAGCGCCAGCGACACGAGCGTCAGCCCCACGGTGTCGAGGCGGCCGCCCGCGAGGTCGGGCGACTCACGCACGCCGAAGCGGATCACCACGAAGCACGCCACGACGGCGAGCGCCGGCACCAGCAGCACGACCGTCAGCGGCAGCGCATCGATGAGCGCTCCGCCGACGAGCGCGCCGGTGATCGCGCCGAGCTCGAGTGCGGCGACGAGCACGCCCGCGGCCTTCGCGGTGAGGGAGGCCGGATGCCCCGCCGCCCGTGAGCGCGACCAGATCAACGCGACCTCGAGCGGCAGCCAGACGACGTAGAACCCCTGCAGCGCCCATGCGACGAGGAAGACCGCGAACGAATCGGTGAACGGCAGCACGAGCGACGCGGCGGCGGTGATCGCGGTCGAGATGAGGAGCATCCGCTTGTGGCCGACCATGTCGCCGAGCTTCGCGAAGGCGGGCACGACGAGCGCGGACAGGGCGAGCTGCGAGCCCTCGAGCCAGTTCACGTCGGCGTCGTGGATGCCGAGGTGGCGCGCGATGTCGGTGAGCATCGGGGTGTAGTAGCCCTGGATGATCCCGCTCGTGAACTCGACGAACGCGAGGAAACCGACGATCGCGGCCAGTGGGCCGAACAGGGCTGGGCGGGGCATCCGTGCTCCTCGAGGGGTGCCGGCCGGGCCGGCGTGCGGTGGGGGTGCGCTCACCCTATCCCGCCGGCGCGGCTCCGCAGCGCGCGCCTACGCGGCCAGATGCGCGGCGGGCGTCAGCAGCGCGCCGAGCTCGGCCGCCGAGAGGGCCTGGCCGAAGGCCGGATGTCCCGGCTCGAGCGCCACGCCGTGCGCGAGCGCGCCGCCGTCGACCGGGTCGAACCCGATGGCGTCGATGAGGCGGGCGACGACGGCGCGGGCATCGGCGTCGTCTCCGACGACGGCGAGGGCCCGGCGCAGCCGCGCCCCCGGAGGCAGCGCGTCGTCCTCCATGTCGTGGTAGCCGAGGTGGTTGAGGCTCTTCACCACCCGGGCAGCGGGGTTCCGCGCGGCGTTCAGCTCGCTCGTCGAGCGGGGATCCTCGTCGACCTCGGCGATGTTGCCGTCGACCGGGGGCCAGTAGTTCATCGCGTCGACGACGATCCGGCCGTCGAAGCGGTCCCACGGCACGCTGCCGGCCTTGCCGAACGGGACGGCGACGATGACCACATCGGCGAGCTCGACGAGTTCGTCGGGGCCGACCACGCGGGCGCCCGGCGCGACGACCGAGACGAGCAGGTCCAGTGCGGTCTGCCGCGGGGAGCCGGCGATGAGCACCTCGTGCCCTGAGGCGACGAGCAGGCGTGCGAGCGCGGTGCCCACCTTGCCGGCACCGAAGATCCCGATCACCGGTCGCTCCGTCACCTGCTCCTCACCTTCTGCTCGGCCGTCCGCGCACCTCGATTGCATGCGTCTTCATCGACAACGCCGCACGGCCGTCTCGGCATTCCCGACCCGCCATCCTGGCACTGGAGGCCGCAGGCGTCCTGGGAATAGTCTCGTGGCGCCACCGGTTCGGTCATCTCGATGCAGGTGCATGTATCTCATGCGCCCGAACGACGCCCGTCGGCGCACGAGACGCCCGCCGGGGAGAGGGAGCCACCATGACGCAGCAGGTCGAATTCGGACTCGACACCTTCGGCGATGTCACCCTGGGCCCCGACGGCGAGCCGCTGCCGCACGCGCAGGTCCTCCGCAACGTGGTCGCCGAGGCCGAACTGGCCGACAAGCTCGGCCTCGACTTCTTCGGAGTCGGCGAGCACCACCGTCACGAGTTCGCCATCTCCGCGCCCGAGGTCGTACTCGCCGCCATCGCAGGCCGGACCGAGCGCATCCATCTCGGTTCGGCGGTCACCGTGCTGAGCTCCGACGACCCCGTGCGCGTCTTCCAGCGGTTCGCCACGCTCGACGGGCTCTCCGGCGGGCGGGCCGAAGTCATCCTCGGACGCGGCTCGTTCATCGAGTCGTTCCCGCTGTTCGGCTACGACCTCAGCCAGTACCAGGACCTCTTCGAGGAGAAGCTGCAGCTGTTCGCCGCCCTCCTCCCGCAGGAGCCCGTCACCTGGGCCGGGAAGCTCCGTCCGGCGCTCACCGACCAGTCCGTGTATCCGCCCGTCGAGCACGGCCGGCTGAAGACATGGGTCGGCGTCGGGGGCAGCCCCGAGTCCGTCGTTCGGGCCGCGCACTACGGCCTGCCGCTGGTGCTCGCGATCATCGGCGGCTCGCCCGCGAGGTTCGCCCCGCTCGCCGACCTCTACCGGAAGGCGCTCGACCAGTTCGGCCACGAGCCGCAGCCTGTGGCGATCCACTCGCCCGGGTTCATCGCCGAGACCGATGACGAGGCGCTCGACACGCTGTGGCCGCACTACCGGTCGATCATGGACCGCATCGGCCGCGAGCGCGGCTGGGGTGCCACGACGCGCGACCACTTCGAGAACGAGGCCCGGCACGGCGCCCTCTACGCCGGCTCGCCCGAGACGGTGGCGCAGAAGATGGCGGGGGCGATCCGGGCGATCGGCGCCAGCCGTTTCGACCTGAAGTACTCCAACGGCACGCTCTCGCACGAGTCGATGCTCGCGAGCATCGAGCGATACGCCACGCAGGTGGTGCCGCGAGTGCGCGAGCTGCTCGCCGCTCAGCCGGCCTGACGCGCGCGCCGGCGCTTCACCGATTCGCGGAACCACGCGGCATCCGGGACCCGGGCGAGGAACGTGCCGGCGATGATGGTGATGAGCACGTACCCCGTCGCGAGCGGGGCGAGCTGTGGAGCGACGCCCGCGCCGACGGCGAGCCCGGCGATCACGATGGAGAACTCGCCCCGCGGAGCCAGCGCGAAGCCGGCTCGCCACTGGCCGAGCGTGCCCACGCCGGCCTTCCGCGCGGTGTACACGCCCGTCGCGAGCTTCGTGAGGATGGTGACGACGGCGAGGGCGAGGGCCGGCAGCAGCATCGAGACGAGCTCGGCCGCGTCGGTCGTGAGGCCGAAGAAGACGAAGAAGATCGCCGCGAACAGGTCGCGCAGCGGCGTCAGCACCTGGCTGGCGTTCTCGGCCACCCGTCCCGACAGGGCGATGCCGACCAGGAACGCGCCGACGGCGGCCGACAC harbors:
- a CDS encoding PfkB family carbohydrate kinase, yielding MGHVVIFAPAPLVTVTIEDDAAGPDLHVHAGGQGVWQARMLRELGADVTLCATLTGELGTIAGHLLDDDGVRLSAVRRAGRGAGYVRDRRSGERASILEQAGDPLSRHDLDELYAVTLREAMAADLVVLSGPADEHTLPNDVYRRLSADLRAAGKPVVVDLAGRRLDAAVAGGAHLVKVSDEELVASGHADEASADSLAAGAERLREAGAGHVVVTRAGHPTLLVTEAGASRVHVPRMEAVDPRGAGDSFTAGMAAALADGDDLADAVALGAAAGALNVTRHGLGSGDAEAIRRLRREVRIEPFRGDDAGRLSPDDLAGRVEEVGR
- a CDS encoding MFS transporter, with protein sequence MATSLDTHSIPLTAPQRWRAYWVCVAVAALTILDLTKVNVALPSIEQAFGVGSTELQLIVSGYVLTFGLTLVPAGRIGDQRSRKAMFLIGLSAFLVTSVVCALAPNATVLLVGRLLQGVAAGIQMPQVLGLVQQLFQGAERGRAFGLFGATIGISTAFGPTLGGLMIALGGATDGWRWIFWMNVPLVLVAIVLAIRLLPGAPDRPARKLELDPVGLGLFAVTVVALMWPFLFTTGAPTDDPARWWTLIVFVLALTGFIAWERHYAASGRHPLVPLSLFSISSYRNGTALATAYFTAMPPSFLLTTLYLQHGLGLEPVYAGMVTIGFALTSAVASWWGGTVVDRIGRPLVVWGIIILMAGIGGLVLVALTTPPAVTPWAMAGTMVVAGFGGGLVISPNQTLTLADIPVRQGGLAGSVGQLGQRVGAAVGTAVALSLFYATIWREGDGTGEGGDLTAFHHAYGYGMASVALFLALALALGLADLGARKRQRRTLGAREA
- a CDS encoding MFS transporter — protein: MPRPALFGPLAAIVGFLAFVEFTSGIIQGYYTPMLTDIARHLGIHDADVNWLEGSQLALSALVVPAFAKLGDMVGHKRMLLISTAITAAASLVLPFTDSFAVFLVAWALQGFYVVWLPLEVALIWSRSRAAGHPASLTAKAAGVLVAALELGAITGALVGGALIDALPLTVVLLVPALAVVACFVVIRFGVRESPDLAGGRLDTVGLTLVSLALLALTGGLSFLRLNGVGHPLGWSLVVIGILLVVPFARWELRHPDPLIDVRMFRSPSLWPVFLTAGLFGVSVLGAQAPLSTFARTDPEVYGYGLGTQGFATSLLIGVYLIAMIAGALLYPVAARRLTPRITLMVAAGLVAVGYLLFLPLHDTYAQTVTNMAIAGVGSGALVAALPAAAAAAAPAHQTGVATGLTNSVKTVGGAIASCVFGIALASHLAAGTPSGAEGTAGSFSGYVTVWLVCGLTAAVAAVLLAFVPRHAFSDAPMPEHAPVA
- a CDS encoding NAD(P)-binding domain-containing protein; protein product: MTERPVIGIFGAGKVGTALARLLVASGHEVLIAGSPRQTALDLLVSVVAPGARVVGPDELVELADVVIVAVPFGKAGSVPWDRFDGRIVVDAMNYWPPVDGNIAEVDEDPRSTSELNAARNPAARVVKSLNHLGYHDMEDDALPPGARLRRALAVVGDDADARAVVARLIDAIGFDPVDGGALAHGVALEPGHPAFGQALSAAELGALLTPAAHLAA
- a CDS encoding LLM class flavin-dependent oxidoreductase; translation: MTQQVEFGLDTFGDVTLGPDGEPLPHAQVLRNVVAEAELADKLGLDFFGVGEHHRHEFAISAPEVVLAAIAGRTERIHLGSAVTVLSSDDPVRVFQRFATLDGLSGGRAEVILGRGSFIESFPLFGYDLSQYQDLFEEKLQLFAALLPQEPVTWAGKLRPALTDQSVYPPVEHGRLKTWVGVGGSPESVVRAAHYGLPLVLAIIGGSPARFAPLADLYRKALDQFGHEPQPVAIHSPGFIAETDDEALDTLWPHYRSIMDRIGRERGWGATTRDHFENEARHGALYAGSPETVAQKMAGAIRAIGASRFDLKYSNGTLSHESMLASIERYATQVVPRVRELLAAQPA